In the genome of Segatella copri, one region contains:
- a CDS encoding HAD family hydrolase codes for MAKKRPQVALVYDFDGTLSPGNMQEFGFIQATGKTKEEFWDKNRKLAEGKDANGILTYMFLMLEEAKKNNISLTRESFQSFGKNVELFRGVKQWFSFINEYGASIGLDIRHYINSSGLKEMIEGTPIAQEFENIYACSFLYDDDGIAYWPAVAVDYTTKTQFLFKINKGIRQVSDNRRVNQFIPDSKRPIPFPRMIYFGDGETDVPCMKMVKEHGGHAIAVYNTPEKEAMACQLVREGRANFMCTANYSRGGVMNIIVKRILDKIKADFEFDRLIELNQKKAWK; via the coding sequence ATGGCAAAGAAAAGACCACAGGTGGCACTGGTATACGATTTCGACGGAACGCTGTCGCCAGGCAACATGCAGGAGTTCGGATTCATCCAGGCAACCGGAAAGACCAAGGAGGAATTCTGGGATAAAAACAGAAAACTGGCAGAGGGTAAGGATGCCAACGGCATCTTGACCTATATGTTCCTGATGCTCGAAGAAGCCAAGAAGAACAATATCTCGCTCACCCGAGAATCCTTTCAGAGCTTCGGCAAGAACGTGGAGCTCTTCCGTGGCGTGAAGCAATGGTTCTCGTTCATCAACGAATATGGTGCAAGCATCGGCCTCGACATCAGGCACTACATCAATTCTTCGGGATTGAAGGAGATGATAGAGGGAACCCCCATCGCTCAGGAATTCGAGAACATCTATGCCTGCTCGTTTCTCTATGACGATGACGGCATCGCCTACTGGCCAGCCGTGGCCGTGGATTACACCACCAAGACGCAGTTTCTCTTCAAGATCAACAAGGGCATCAGGCAGGTGAGCGACAACCGGAGGGTGAACCAGTTTATCCCCGACAGCAAGCGCCCTATCCCCTTTCCTAGAATGATTTACTTCGGAGACGGAGAAACCGACGTGCCTTGCATGAAGATGGTGAAGGAGCATGGCGGTCATGCCATCGCCGTATATAACACGCCCGAGAAGGAGGCGATGGCGTGCCAGCTGGTTAGGGAAGGCCGTGCCAACTTTATGTGTACAGCTAATTACAGCAGGGGCGGCGTGATGAACATCATCGTGAAGCGAATACTGGATAAAATCAAGGCGGATTTCGAATTCGACAGATTGATAGAGCTGAACCAGAAAAAGGCGTGGAAGTGA
- a CDS encoding glycosyl hydrolase encodes MVSALLATSLSVVAGNTTQTVAEVTAPVTLSEDVDYHISSANPFATTGSINITNTERAVVIFDKLVPSKADAFLGNITINGEKAKNGQNCQLRIYNGGSILLPFADKEPLTVFTEENYGGSSNSSYNVNNIYNLSSNKAFNNNIRSFKLKRGYMVCFATSANGQGYSRVFIADQADKEIANIPGVLKGRISFIRISRWNNAHKRGWAGYWNDGVQEKFNTSWCYNWDASNHNDWTDREYVTQHHHEGWPGIADVGNNTGSANILGNNEPENKADDKEQDVDVKNVLANWPQMMATGRRLGSPAVAGDYNWLYEFIDSIDARGWRCDFIAVHAYWFKDKPGWESQLKSISQRCGGRPIWITEMNYGANWTGWPGSDTKGTDANYAIQMQHMAPILDYLNDAPYIERYAYYNNVQDCRYAIAGDKLTPIGEYYAALPEKLAYNEKYEYVPTNPPTYAPKELTSTFVPRSSVCVLSWKNPSGEFADSMFVECKKGASGEWKRVATVDVDENADKAYSYKVNVEEAGNYYYRVHVVDYRNKDLYSSEVTNVVNGTEGEEALQWGTMVSDNDADNYCYYKSTFSEAPAVVFGSASYMNPSTRIVENVSSVTTNYFASKFFPWNCEGDADDFSKGSELSSYLVAKSGNGMIGDLRFEAGLLKNEAGTALRVGGDTIEYKFNEPFAEAPVVFVTPVSTYKNYPMMARVWDVTKDGFKVVMTRQYGMKEKYPAIVGQRVSYVAIEKGTTTASGKILTVKDTTFTFKYATTTNNVKFGKKLEDPIFLCQYQTFNRKLFSVLRTGPKGPAAAYCQLRVAADTSDPDRTLSSKNPISENIGWMSISTDDGTSTGIGSIWDSAWTQAQQPLDVQVAAGELVVSDMLSSAVSVYAVSGASVASAKMVDGVAKINLSQLPAGVLIVKGNSGKAAKIVVRR; translated from the coding sequence ATGGTTTCAGCGTTGCTGGCAACATCACTCTCGGTGGTTGCCGGCAACACCACCCAGACGGTGGCTGAGGTTACAGCTCCGGTTACCCTGAGCGAGGATGTGGATTATCACATCTCATCTGCCAACCCTTTTGCCACAACGGGTAGTATCAACATTACCAATACCGAGCGTGCAGTGGTTATCTTCGACAAGCTGGTGCCAAGCAAGGCAGATGCTTTCCTGGGTAATATCACCATCAACGGCGAAAAGGCAAAGAACGGACAGAACTGCCAGTTGCGTATCTACAACGGCGGCAGCATCCTCTTGCCGTTTGCCGACAAGGAGCCGCTCACCGTGTTCACCGAGGAGAACTATGGTGGTTCATCCAACAGCAGCTATAATGTGAACAACATCTACAACCTGTCGAGCAACAAGGCGTTCAACAACAACATCCGCAGTTTCAAGCTGAAGCGTGGATACATGGTTTGTTTCGCCACATCTGCCAACGGGCAGGGTTACAGCCGCGTGTTCATCGCCGACCAGGCAGATAAGGAGATAGCCAATATCCCAGGTGTACTGAAGGGCAGGATTTCCTTTATCCGCATCAGCCGATGGAACAACGCCCACAAGCGCGGATGGGCAGGTTACTGGAACGACGGCGTGCAGGAGAAGTTCAACACCTCATGGTGCTACAACTGGGATGCCAGCAACCACAACGACTGGACAGACCGTGAATACGTAACCCAGCACCACCACGAGGGATGGCCAGGCATAGCCGATGTGGGCAACAACACAGGCAGTGCCAACATTCTGGGTAACAACGAGCCGGAAAACAAGGCCGACGACAAGGAGCAGGATGTGGATGTAAAGAACGTGCTTGCCAACTGGCCGCAGATGATGGCCACCGGACGCCGACTGGGTTCGCCAGCCGTGGCAGGCGACTACAACTGGCTCTATGAGTTCATCGACTCCATCGATGCCCGCGGATGGCGCTGCGACTTCATCGCCGTGCATGCCTACTGGTTCAAGGACAAACCGGGATGGGAGAGCCAGTTGAAGAGCATCAGCCAGCGCTGCGGCGGTCGCCCTATCTGGATTACCGAGATGAACTACGGTGCCAACTGGACGGGATGGCCGGGTTCTGACACCAAGGGAACCGATGCCAACTATGCCATCCAGATGCAGCACATGGCTCCTATCCTGGATTATCTGAACGATGCGCCATACATCGAGCGCTATGCCTATTATAATAATGTGCAGGATTGCCGCTATGCCATTGCGGGCGACAAGCTGACCCCTATAGGCGAATACTATGCGGCGCTGCCAGAGAAGCTGGCGTATAACGAGAAGTATGAGTATGTGCCTACCAATCCGCCTACCTATGCTCCTAAGGAGCTCACCTCTACCTTCGTACCTCGCTCTTCAGTGTGTGTACTGTCGTGGAAGAACCCTAGCGGCGAGTTTGCCGACTCTATGTTTGTGGAGTGCAAGAAGGGTGCCAGCGGCGAGTGGAAGCGTGTGGCTACCGTGGATGTGGATGAGAATGCCGACAAGGCTTACTCTTACAAGGTGAACGTAGAGGAAGCAGGCAACTACTACTATCGCGTGCATGTGGTTGACTATAGAAACAAAGACTTGTACTCAAGCGAGGTGACCAACGTGGTAAACGGCACCGAGGGCGAAGAAGCCCTGCAGTGGGGAACCATGGTTTCCGACAATGATGCCGACAACTACTGCTACTACAAGAGCACCTTCAGCGAGGCTCCTGCCGTGGTATTCGGAAGTGCATCTTATATGAATCCTTCTACCCGCATTGTGGAAAACGTATCATCGGTGACTACGAATTACTTTGCATCCAAGTTCTTCCCATGGAACTGCGAGGGTGATGCTGATGATTTCTCAAAGGGCAGCGAACTGAGTTCTTACCTGGTGGCAAAATCAGGTAACGGCATGATAGGCGACCTGCGTTTCGAGGCAGGACTCCTGAAGAACGAGGCGGGCACCGCCCTGCGTGTGGGTGGCGACACCATAGAATATAAGTTCAACGAGCCATTTGCCGAGGCACCGGTGGTATTCGTAACTCCGGTTTCTACCTACAAGAATTATCCGATGATGGCGCGTGTATGGGATGTAACCAAGGATGGTTTCAAGGTGGTGATGACCCGCCAGTATGGCATGAAGGAGAAGTATCCTGCCATCGTAGGTCAGCGTGTATCTTATGTGGCTATCGAGAAGGGTACTACCACGGCCAGCGGCAAGATACTTACCGTAAAGGATACCACCTTTACCTTTAAGTATGCCACTACCACCAACAATGTGAAGTTCGGTAAAAAGCTGGAAGACCCAATCTTCCTCTGCCAGTATCAGACTTTCAACAGAAAACTGTTCTCAGTGCTCCGAACAGGTCCTAAGGGTCCGGCTGCAGCTTACTGCCAGTTGCGTGTAGCAGCCGACACATCTGATCCAGACCGCACATTGAGCAGCAAGAATCCTATCTCGGAGAATATCGGTTGGATGAGCATCAGCACCGACGACGGCACATCTACCGGCATTGGTTCTATCTGGGATTCGGCATGGACTCAGGCTCAGCAGCCGCTGGATGTACAGGTGGCAGCCGGCGAGCTTGTGGTTAGCGATATGCTTTCTTCTGCGGTAAGCGTATATGCCGTGAGCGGTGCCAGCGTAGCATCTGCTAAGATGGTGGATGGCGTGGCAAAAATCAATCTCAGCCAGTTGCCAGCTGGCGTACTGATTGTGAAGGGCAATTCGGGCAAGGCTGCAAAGATTGTGGTTAGAAGATAA
- a CDS encoding DUF4861 domain-containing protein, with protein sequence MKKIHGKMMKGITVRSLMMLLALAGSNYCHAQQATIVVSNPTSAPRTELISLSMNEVKAKLGNAAPKKGETYIVKNKRGQQIGSQITHDGYLLIDASVRPHGSATYYITIGKPYQQKVWATGALYKIRKDDIAWENDRCAYRVYGPALQRTGERSFGTDVWVKNTPDTVVYERYVKDMNGNIKGDKIDAKVRALQKQEKSEKNKAKAAALAKQIKVLQAESKEVDILTSFHLDHDNGLDPYRVGATLGLGAPSLMVGKNQVLPYCYKDYKILDNGPLRFTVELTYNPSTVGDMKNVVEHRIISLDKGSNFNKMTVWYDGLTHATDFATGFPIHEEDTESKTFAKDYVSYADPTDNIEVNNSQVFVGVLFPEGIDNTYYQLFDKKHDGATGHALGLKRGLKNGEKYSYYFGAAWSKYDVRSYAEWQIRIKEYLDALKTPLGVEVK encoded by the coding sequence ATGAAAAAGATTCATGGAAAAATGATGAAGGGCATCACGGTCAGAAGCCTGATGATGCTCCTGGCTCTGGCTGGTTCTAACTACTGCCATGCTCAACAAGCCACCATCGTGGTGAGCAACCCTACTTCCGCCCCCCGCACGGAGCTTATCTCTCTGAGCATGAACGAGGTGAAGGCAAAACTGGGCAATGCAGCCCCTAAAAAGGGCGAGACCTACATCGTGAAGAATAAGCGCGGACAGCAAATCGGTTCGCAGATTACCCACGATGGCTATCTGCTCATCGATGCCAGCGTGCGCCCTCACGGTTCCGCCACCTACTACATAACCATCGGCAAACCTTACCAGCAGAAGGTATGGGCAACCGGTGCTCTCTATAAGATAAGAAAGGATGATATCGCCTGGGAAAACGACAGATGCGCCTATCGTGTATATGGCCCTGCCCTGCAGCGCACCGGCGAACGCTCCTTCGGCACCGATGTATGGGTGAAGAATACCCCCGACACCGTGGTTTACGAGCGATACGTAAAGGATATGAACGGAAATATCAAGGGTGATAAGATTGATGCCAAGGTAAGAGCTCTGCAGAAGCAGGAGAAGTCAGAGAAGAACAAAGCAAAAGCAGCAGCCCTTGCCAAGCAAATCAAGGTCCTTCAGGCAGAATCAAAAGAGGTGGATATCCTCACTTCCTTCCATCTTGACCATGACAACGGCCTCGACCCTTATCGCGTGGGTGCTACACTGGGATTGGGTGCACCAAGCCTCATGGTGGGCAAGAACCAGGTGCTGCCTTACTGCTACAAGGATTACAAGATATTGGATAACGGTCCGCTCCGCTTCACCGTAGAACTGACTTATAACCCATCTACCGTAGGCGATATGAAAAACGTGGTAGAGCATCGCATCATCTCGCTCGACAAGGGCAGCAACTTCAACAAGATGACCGTATGGTATGATGGCCTGACCCATGCCACCGATTTCGCTACCGGTTTCCCTATCCATGAGGAAGATACCGAGAGCAAGACCTTTGCCAAGGATTACGTAAGCTATGCCGACCCTACCGACAACATCGAGGTGAACAACTCGCAGGTTTTCGTGGGTGTACTCTTCCCTGAGGGCATCGACAACACTTACTACCAGCTCTTCGACAAGAAGCACGATGGTGCCACCGGTCATGCCCTGGGCTTGAAGCGCGGCTTGAAGAATGGAGAAAAGTACAGCTATTACTTCGGTGCAGCATGGAGCAAATATGATGTAAGGAGCTATGCCGAATGGCAGATTCGCATCAAGGAATACCTGGATGCATTGAAGACTCCACTCGGGGTTGAAGTGAAATAA
- a CDS encoding peptidylprolyl isomerase — translation MAKVLIKTTEGDIKVRLYDETPQHRDNFLKLAKEGYFDGTLFHRVIKDFMIQGGDPDSKGAPKGKMLGTGGPDYTIPAEFVYPQLFHKRGALSAARLGDEVNPERESSGSQFYIVWGKTYKQNELKQMEKQMGMQMEQNIFNQLAKEHHDEIMNFRRNRDREGLMKLQDELVDETKKRCKEQGYPKFTEEQQKAYTEVGGTPFLDNQYTVFGEVEEGLHVVEKIQNCETMRGDRPKEDISMQVSVIEE, via the coding sequence ATGGCTAAAGTATTGATTAAGACTACAGAGGGCGACATCAAAGTGCGCCTCTACGACGAGACTCCTCAGCATCGTGACAACTTCTTGAAGTTGGCAAAGGAGGGATATTTCGATGGCACACTCTTCCATCGTGTCATCAAGGATTTCATGATTCAGGGCGGCGACCCGGATAGCAAGGGTGCTCCTAAGGGCAAGATGCTGGGCACGGGCGGACCTGATTACACCATCCCTGCCGAGTTCGTTTATCCACAGCTCTTCCACAAGCGTGGTGCCTTGAGCGCTGCCCGCTTGGGAGATGAAGTGAACCCTGAGCGTGAGAGCAGCGGAAGCCAGTTCTATATCGTCTGGGGTAAGACCTACAAGCAGAACGAGCTGAAGCAGATGGAGAAGCAGATGGGCATGCAGATGGAGCAGAACATCTTCAACCAGCTTGCCAAGGAGCATCATGATGAGATTATGAACTTCCGCCGTAACCGCGACCGCGAGGGCTTGATGAAACTGCAGGATGAACTGGTGGATGAAACCAAGAAGCGCTGCAAGGAGCAGGGTTATCCAAAGTTTACCGAGGAGCAGCAGAAGGCGTACACCGAGGTGGGCGGTACCCCTTTCCTCGACAACCAGTATACCGTGTTTGGCGAGGTGGAGGAAGGCCTTCATGTGGTAGAGAAGATTCAGAACTGCGAAACCATGCGTGGAGATAGACCTAAGGAGGATATAAGCATGCAGGTTTCTGTTATTGAGGAATAA
- a CDS encoding alpha-L-arabinofuranosidase C-terminal domain-containing protein — MKLFSHKPVLFSHKPVLFSTLLCLSLSATTQAQVKMNIDATQRAAMISNYQYGLFFEEINHAGDGGLYAELIRNRSFEDNSSTPEYWSAIRKSGQAVNLSLNATQQLNSAQRTNLRVSISGASDARKAGISNSGFWGMNFVSDSTYTLTLWVKASTSFNGKLYGQLQKADGSAASEEVKLQGKLETNKWVKLSATIKATADCSDGRFALLSSTNGTLYLDVVSLMPATWKGRTNGLRPDLAQLLYDTKPSFLRFPGGCYVEGQDGYENAFRWKSTLGPIEERPGHWNNNWHYRSSDGLGYDEYLQLCEDLNAAPMFVVNVGLGHGFTVPFEQVDTLVQNTLDAIEYANGDETTEWGRRRIANGHKEPYGLKFIEIGNENGQPEARFEYSRRYARFYDAIHAKYPDIVIIGNVEAWGTDNPLWVLDTPVDLVDEHYYRSYQWMRNNYNKYDRYNRSIGVYNGEYAANQGAYGKYGNLNSALGEAIYMLGMEKNSDVCKLASFAPIFTHEKDPLWAYDMIHFNAGKNFCTPSYYVQKLLGNHLGKQNLKWTETGNVTADADCKVGVGSWATQVDYDDVEVKDGNGNSLLKDLFESPGSSSDASAGWNAGEGSWSISNGVLSQNGGGTNCTNVNARVISDSHYTYKLRARKTGGDEGFLIIFNYQDADNYCWWNLGGWNNTSHGVEQCVNGSKNTLATASGRIETNRWYDIEIDVDGNQVTCKLDGNTIHQFSLPADQLIYQSAQIDEEQGMLYLKVVNPNAKAATLDLNLKNMKAEQGTVVRLTSENGTDENTMDEPMKVVPTSEQTLSDVNQLEIPAYSLNVFKLKVSDVADEVKDDVLAEDADKYGYLYAHMHASQEITCFALSRYGNSYNDLFNSGEVFDTKKFTQTGGMRDAYVTRTQSGKFMLAGTDMTSRLGWTSNHNMVLMLSNDLVHLDKSISIDLESPENMKALGLTDVKDMTAAWAPQVIYDPQTRKYVVYYSVGFPDRHRIYYSLVNEDLTEVSLPKLYFDPGYDIIDADIVYNKVDGEYVMIYKTESGEHHLKQARAKQLVPGDKTTGTCQWNLVDDFDVYEKGKSIEAPSLFRPIGSRTWKLAYQNYSGGGYRMVDLDEHCMNPQGMTNIQGNVQPQHGSFVKLTQKEYQHLETWEQVVTLLKQARKLQAVQPLQALNDAIELGDQVLATSGSFDEECESMQKAYAALKDALDGYDEYLKQEAAAGRVSDLTFLLQNPDFSEGATGWSGTSFTAASAGVAEHYNKTFDFYQELTGLPNGHYRVEVQSFYRAGGISQAVTSHDNGTEQINAIFYANGEEKPVCSLYDTDAYSVSPYSYPDNVSQANEAFNQNDLYHNVIDCVVTDGVLRLGIRSRQRINADWCCFDNFKLTYLDATTSGIKGVEADASSSADSQKGKQGIYRLDGMKLNAKPAQGIYIQGGKKLR; from the coding sequence ATGAAACTCTTCAGTCATAAACCGGTTCTCTTCAGTCATAAACCCGTTCTCTTCAGCACCCTTCTCTGCCTCTCGCTTTCAGCTACGACACAGGCACAGGTGAAGATGAACATAGATGCCACCCAGCGAGCTGCCATGATCAGCAACTACCAGTATGGACTCTTCTTCGAGGAAATCAACCATGCCGGAGATGGAGGTCTCTATGCCGAACTCATCAGAAACCGTTCTTTCGAGGATAACTCTTCTACACCCGAATATTGGTCGGCCATCAGGAAGAGCGGACAGGCGGTGAACCTCTCACTCAATGCCACCCAGCAGCTTAACAGTGCCCAGCGAACCAATCTCCGTGTCTCCATCTCAGGAGCCAGCGATGCCCGAAAGGCGGGTATCAGCAACAGCGGCTTCTGGGGAATGAACTTCGTTAGCGATTCCACCTACACCCTCACCTTATGGGTCAAGGCATCTACCAGCTTCAACGGCAAACTCTATGGCCAGTTGCAGAAGGCGGATGGCTCGGCTGCCTCTGAAGAGGTGAAACTGCAGGGGAAGCTGGAAACCAACAAATGGGTAAAGCTCTCGGCAACCATCAAGGCCACAGCCGATTGCAGCGATGGACGCTTTGCCCTTCTTTCTTCTACCAATGGCACCCTCTACCTGGATGTGGTGTCGCTGATGCCTGCCACCTGGAAAGGACGCACCAACGGATTGCGCCCCGACCTGGCACAACTCCTCTATGATACCAAACCAAGTTTCCTCCGTTTCCCAGGCGGATGCTATGTGGAAGGACAGGATGGTTACGAGAACGCCTTCAGATGGAAATCTACATTAGGTCCTATCGAAGAGCGCCCTGGCCATTGGAACAACAACTGGCACTACCGCTCTTCCGACGGATTGGGATATGATGAGTATCTGCAGCTGTGCGAAGACCTGAATGCCGCACCGATGTTTGTGGTGAACGTAGGTTTGGGTCATGGCTTCACCGTGCCTTTCGAGCAGGTGGATACCCTGGTGCAGAATACCCTGGATGCCATTGAGTATGCCAACGGCGATGAAACCACAGAGTGGGGAAGACGACGCATCGCCAACGGCCACAAAGAACCATACGGACTTAAATTCATCGAGATAGGCAATGAGAACGGTCAGCCGGAGGCACGCTTCGAGTACAGTCGCCGCTATGCCAGGTTCTATGATGCTATCCATGCCAAATATCCTGATATTGTGATCATCGGCAACGTGGAGGCATGGGGCACCGACAACCCTTTGTGGGTGCTCGATACCCCAGTAGATTTGGTAGATGAGCATTACTACCGTTCTTATCAATGGATGAGAAACAACTATAACAAGTACGACCGCTACAACCGCTCCATCGGCGTTTATAACGGCGAGTATGCTGCTAATCAGGGTGCCTACGGCAAGTATGGCAATCTGAACAGTGCCCTGGGTGAAGCCATCTACATGCTGGGCATGGAGAAGAATTCGGATGTATGCAAGCTGGCAAGCTTTGCACCTATCTTCACCCACGAAAAGGACCCTCTGTGGGCATACGATATGATTCACTTCAATGCCGGCAAGAACTTCTGTACCCCTTCTTACTACGTGCAGAAGCTGCTGGGCAACCATCTGGGCAAGCAGAACCTGAAATGGACGGAAACAGGCAATGTTACCGCTGATGCCGATTGCAAGGTGGGCGTGGGTTCTTGGGCAACCCAGGTGGATTACGATGATGTGGAAGTGAAGGATGGAAACGGAAACTCCCTGCTGAAGGATCTTTTCGAATCTCCAGGTTCATCTTCTGATGCCTCTGCTGGCTGGAATGCCGGGGAAGGCAGTTGGAGTATCAGCAATGGTGTGCTTTCGCAGAACGGAGGAGGCACCAACTGTACCAACGTGAATGCCAGGGTCATCTCCGATTCTCACTATACCTATAAGCTCAGAGCCAGAAAGACGGGTGGAGACGAAGGATTCCTCATCATCTTCAACTACCAGGATGCCGACAACTACTGCTGGTGGAACCTGGGTGGATGGAACAACACCAGCCACGGCGTGGAGCAATGCGTAAACGGAAGCAAAAACACCCTTGCCACGGCTTCGGGAAGAATAGAAACCAACCGATGGTATGATATTGAGATTGATGTGGATGGCAACCAGGTGACATGCAAACTGGATGGCAACACCATCCACCAGTTCTCGCTTCCTGCCGACCAGCTCATCTACCAGTCGGCTCAGATAGATGAAGAGCAGGGTATGCTCTATCTCAAGGTGGTGAATCCGAATGCCAAGGCGGCTACCCTGGATTTGAACCTCAAGAACATGAAGGCGGAGCAGGGCACCGTGGTTCGACTGACTTCGGAGAACGGAACCGATGAGAATACGATGGATGAACCGATGAAGGTGGTTCCTACCAGCGAGCAGACGCTCAGCGATGTGAACCAGCTGGAGATTCCGGCTTACTCGCTCAATGTGTTCAAGCTGAAGGTGAGCGATGTGGCTGACGAGGTGAAGGACGATGTGCTTGCCGAGGATGCCGATAAATACGGTTATCTCTATGCCCACATGCATGCTTCGCAGGAAATCACCTGCTTTGCCCTGAGCCGTTACGGCAATAGCTACAACGACCTCTTTAACAGCGGTGAAGTGTTTGATACCAAGAAGTTTACGCAGACGGGCGGCATGCGCGATGCCTATGTTACCCGCACCCAGAGCGGTAAGTTTATGCTGGCAGGCACTGACATGACCTCGCGCCTGGGATGGACAAGCAACCACAACATGGTGCTGATGCTGAGCAACGACCTGGTACACTTGGACAAGAGCATCAGCATCGACCTGGAAAGTCCGGAGAACATGAAGGCATTGGGGCTTACCGACGTGAAGGATATGACGGCTGCCTGGGCACCGCAGGTTATCTACGACCCGCAAACCCGGAAGTATGTGGTATATTACTCCGTGGGATTCCCTGATCGCCATCGCATCTACTATTCGCTGGTAAACGAGGACCTTACCGAGGTATCTCTGCCGAAACTCTACTTCGACCCGGGTTACGACATCATCGATGCCGACATCGTTTATAATAAGGTGGATGGCGAATACGTGATGATTTACAAGACCGAGAGCGGAGAACACCACCTGAAGCAGGCGAGAGCCAAGCAGCTGGTGCCGGGCGATAAGACCACGGGCACCTGCCAGTGGAACCTGGTGGATGACTTCGATGTGTATGAGAAGGGCAAGTCGATAGAGGCACCAAGTCTCTTCCGTCCTATCGGAAGCAGAACCTGGAAGCTCGCTTACCAGAACTACAGTGGCGGCGGCTATCGAATGGTAGATTTGGATGAGCACTGCATGAACCCTCAGGGCATGACCAATATCCAGGGCAATGTGCAGCCGCAGCACGGTTCGTTCGTGAAGCTCACGCAGAAGGAGTACCAGCATCTTGAAACCTGGGAGCAGGTGGTAACTCTGCTGAAGCAAGCCAGAAAGCTGCAGGCGGTTCAGCCATTGCAGGCATTGAATGATGCCATTGAACTTGGCGACCAGGTACTTGCCACATCGGGCAGTTTCGATGAGGAGTGTGAAAGCATGCAGAAGGCATACGCAGCCCTGAAGGATGCCCTGGATGGATATGATGAGTATCTGAAGCAGGAGGCAGCAGCGGGCAGGGTATCAGATCTCACCTTCCTGTTGCAGAATCCTGATTTCTCTGAGGGTGCCACGGGATGGAGCGGAACCTCGTTTACCGCAGCATCGGCAGGTGTGGCTGAGCATTATAACAAGACTTTTGATTTCTATCAGGAGTTGACGGGCTTGCCAAACGGGCACTATCGGGTAGAGGTGCAGAGTTTCTACCGTGCGGGAGGCATCTCGCAGGCAGTGACATCGCATGACAACGGTACGGAACAGATCAATGCCATCTTCTATGCCAACGGCGAGGAGAAGCCGGTTTGCTCACTCTATGATACGGATGCCTACAGCGTTTCGCCTTATAGCTATCCGGATAATGTGAGTCAGGCAAACGAGGCGTTCAACCAGAACGACCTCTATCACAATGTTATTGATTGTGTGGTAACGGATGGTGTGCTGCGTCTGGGCATCAGGAGCCGGCAGCGAATCAATGCCGACTGGTGCTGCTTCGACAACTTCAAGCTCACCTATCTGGATGCCACCACATCTGGTATCAAGGGTGTGGAGGCGGATGCATCTTCATCTGCAGATTCCCAAAAGGGCAAGCAGGGCATCTATCGCCTGGATGGCATGAAGCTGAATGCCAAGCCTGCCCAGGGGATTTATATCCAGGGCGGAAAGAAGCTCCGCTAG